Proteins found in one Sporosarcina jeotgali genomic segment:
- a CDS encoding VLRF1 family aeRF1-type release factor, with protein MSVSEELQTLKDYHCENRCVLSVYLNTNPADPDQQKGAWKIHLKSGLKRLEEYLEASNEKEMEAFKKAKERVTKEIEKNQNDLKKGVVIFTADDPDLWSVHYVQIAVKTSFHWENHPVIDELQYMLKAYPNSGVIMPSVGNVRIIDTAMGYVADDLVYYFDSGLDVWREQKGMNPSGNRGTGGSHVDDLDQRLKENLERFYKSMASDIDKMKKERHWDEIHVIGEAESSQSFAAAMNQKPKSVLHKNLNNSTPDKVLHEVFEK; from the coding sequence ATGTCAGTAAGTGAAGAACTTCAAACTCTGAAAGATTACCATTGTGAAAACCGTTGTGTACTAAGTGTGTATTTGAATACGAATCCAGCTGATCCTGATCAGCAGAAAGGTGCTTGGAAAATCCATTTAAAATCTGGATTAAAGCGTCTGGAGGAATACTTAGAAGCTTCAAATGAGAAAGAAATGGAAGCATTTAAAAAAGCAAAAGAAAGAGTTACGAAAGAAATTGAAAAAAACCAAAACGACTTGAAAAAAGGAGTCGTTATTTTCACAGCGGATGATCCCGACCTGTGGTCAGTCCACTATGTCCAAATTGCAGTTAAGACGAGCTTTCATTGGGAGAACCATCCAGTGATTGACGAGCTGCAATATATGTTGAAAGCGTATCCAAATTCGGGAGTCATAATGCCAAGTGTTGGAAATGTGCGAATAATCGACACCGCTATGGGCTACGTAGCAGATGATCTCGTCTATTATTTTGACTCAGGACTCGATGTGTGGCGAGAACAAAAAGGTATGAATCCATCGGGGAATAGAGGAACAGGCGGCAGTCATGTTGATGATTTGGATCAGAGACTAAAAGAAAATCTAGAGCGTTTCTATAAATCCATGGCATCCGATATCGATAAAATGAAAAAAGAACGTCATTGGGATGAAATCCACGTTATCGGTGAAGCCGAGTCTTCTCAGTCTTTCGCCGCTGCGATGAATCAAAAACCTAAAAGTGTGCTTCATAAAAATTTAAATAACTCGACACCAGATAAAGTGCTTCATGAAGTCTTTGAAAAATGA
- a CDS encoding YjjG family noncanonical pyrimidine nucleotidase, translating into MNYDVFLFDLDDTLLEFNTSERNAFRNAFTQAGLEEGIDGYRTEYKAISKVLWRQLEEGTTTMDELNVSRFRQLFDKFGIELDPVSFSDTYLTLLGKEAHLIDGVLEMLDRLGDVRLAIVTNGFVKAQIARVACSALNNRFETIVSSDEAGFQKPRPEIFQEALDRLGVTDKSRVLMTGDSLTSDIRGGMNYGVDTCWYNPDGLKNTTNNIPTYEISNWAQFNIREKTTN; encoded by the coding sequence ATGAATTATGATGTTTTCCTTTTCGATCTGGATGATACCCTTTTAGAATTTAATACAAGTGAGCGGAACGCATTCCGCAATGCATTTACACAAGCAGGACTCGAAGAAGGAATAGATGGGTACAGAACTGAATACAAAGCAATTAGTAAAGTGCTTTGGCGGCAATTGGAAGAAGGCACAACGACTATGGATGAACTGAACGTGAGCCGTTTCCGCCAATTATTTGATAAATTCGGGATTGAGCTGGATCCTGTAAGTTTTTCTGACACGTATCTAACTTTACTTGGCAAGGAAGCTCATTTAATAGATGGTGTCTTGGAAATGTTAGATCGTTTAGGTGATGTCCGACTAGCCATTGTAACCAACGGGTTTGTAAAAGCACAAATTGCCCGCGTCGCATGTTCAGCACTAAATAACCGTTTTGAAACAATTGTCTCTTCTGATGAAGCCGGTTTCCAAAAACCGCGGCCGGAGATTTTCCAGGAAGCGCTGGATCGTCTCGGCGTGACTGACAAGTCCCGTGTGTTAATGACCGGTGATTCTCTCACTTCGGATATCCGTGGAGGCATGAATTACGGGGTGGATACATGTTGGTATAACCCAGATGGATTGAAAAATACAACGAATAACATTCCGACTTATGAAATAAGTAATTGGGCACAATTTAACATCAGAGAAAAAACAACGAATTAA